The proteins below are encoded in one region of Juglans microcarpa x Juglans regia isolate MS1-56 chromosome 4D, Jm3101_v1.0, whole genome shotgun sequence:
- the LOC121259931 gene encoding protein MIZU-KUSSEI 1 yields MRMIDLGSQRGPALHIMDTATSVDCGREVRFRRSFRSLVECMVPCCGFQPSDSLSSDTESTHSFSSSSTVTGTFFGYRKGRVSFCLQDDTRSSPLLLLEFAVPTAYLAREMQHGVLRIALECGRQKEMMIRSRSSSMSAAAVSSCSLFNVPVWSMYCNGRKVGFAIRRQMTVSDVAVLKQMQTVSVGAGVLPAVGRNKSEVDGDGGGDLLYLRAGFERVVGSVDSESFHMINPVGSSGQELSIFLLRS; encoded by the coding sequence ATGAGGATGATAGACTTGGGAAGCCAAAGAGGTCCAGCCTTACATATTATGGACACTGCTACCTCTGTAGATTGTGGCAGAGAAGTGAGGTTCCGAAGATCCTTTCGATCCCTGGTCGAGTGCATGGTCCCATGCTGTGGCTTCCAACCTTCCGACTCTCTTTCCAGCGACACCGAGTCAACTCACAGCTTCTCCTCCAGCAGTACTGTCACCGGCACCTTCTTCGGTTACAGGAAAGGCCGAGTCAGCTTCTGCCTTCAAGATGACACCAGAAGCTCGCCTCTTCTGCTGCTGGAATTCGCAGTCCCCACCGCCTACCTTGCCCGAGAGATGCAGCACGGCGTGCTGAGAATCGCTCTCGAGTGTGGGAGACAAAAGGAGATGATGATCAGGTCCCGCTCCTCGTCCATGAGCGCCGCTGCCGTCTCCAGCTGCTCTCTCTTCAATGTGCCCGTTTGGTCCATGTACTGCAACGGCAGGAAGGTTGGGTTCGCCATAAGGCGTCAGATGACTGTGAGCGACGTGGCGGTGCTGAAGCAGATGCAGACGGTCTCTGTTGGAGCGGGTGTTCTGCCAGCAGTTGGGCGGAACAAGTCCGAGGTGGATGGGGATGGCGGCGGCGACCTCTTGTACCTAAGAGCCGGCTTTGAGCGAGTCGTTGGCTCGGTTGATTCCGAGTCCTTTCACATGATTAACCCAGTTGGGAGTTCCGGCCAGGAGCTCAGCATATTTCTGCTCAGATCATGA